In the Qipengyuania gelatinilytica genome, CGACATGGCGCTCACTGCGGACTTCGTGAGCGAGCGCTTCGAAGGACTTCCGGTGCTGGCGGTAGGACATTCCTTCGGCACGCTCGATGCCATGGTGCGAGCTGGCGGACTGCCCGGCTTCGATGCTCCGACGGACGACAGGGTTTCCGCAGTCCTTGCCTTCTCCAGCCCGGGCAAGATCCCCGGACTGGTCGGCGATGACGCGTTCTCTACTGTTGCCTTGCCGACGATGCTGGTGACCGGCGACGAAGATGTCGTACCCGGCTATGTCGCCGATCCTGCCGATCACCTGATCTACGCAGAACGTGTGGCCGGCCCGTCCTATGCCATTTCCGTATCCGGCGGCGATCACGAACTGGTTGGCGACGAGGCTATTGTGACGCAGGTCTGGCCTGCCGTTGCCGATTTCATCGCAACCCACGTGCTGGGCGAGGCGGAGACGCCCGCGCTCATGCAACATGCACTCGAAAAGCCCTCGACGGCCCGCAAAGGGGACGCAGAATGACCGAGGTGAAAGACAAACCCGCCAGCGAAGGCGAAGCGGGCACCGAACGCCGCCTCAACATGATCGAGGCGATCAACGACGCGCTCGATGTGACTATGGGCCGCGACGAGAACATCGTCATCATGGGCGAGGACGTCGGCTACTTCGGCGGCGTGTTCCGCTGCACCGCCGGTCTCCAGCAGAAATACGGCAAGAGCCGCGTGTTCGACACGCCGATTTCCGAATGCGGCATCATCGCCGCGGCAGTGGGAATGGGGGCCTATGGCCTGCGTCCGGTGCCGGAAATCCAGTTTGCCGATTATATCTACCCCGGCCTCGACCAGCTGATCTCCGAAGCGGCGCGCCTGCGCTATCGTTCGGCAGCCGAGTACACTGCGCCGATCACCGTGCGCAGCCCGTTCGGCGGCGGCATCTTCGGTGGCCAGACGCACAGCCAGAGCCCCGAGGCGATCTTCGCCCATGTCTCCGGCCTGAAGACGGTCATTCCGGCGACACCCTATGACGCGAAGGGCCTGCTGATCAGCGCCATCGAAGACAATGACCCGGTCATCTTCTTCGAGCCCAAGCGCATCTACAACGGCCCGTTCTCGGGCTATTACGACAAGCCGGTCGAACCTTGGAAGCGCTTCGATGCGAGCATTGTGCCCGAGGGTCATTACACAATCCCGCTCGGCAAGGCGCGTTATGCGACGCAGGGTGATGAGCTCACCATCCTCGCCTATGGCACGATGGTTCACGTGGTCGAGGCGGTCTGCCGCGAGAAGGGCGTGGAGGCCGACATCGTCGACCTGCGCACCATCGTCCCCGTCGACATCGAAACGATCGAGGAATCAGTCAAGAAGACCGGCCGCTGCCTCATCGTCCATGAAGCGACCCGTACCGCCGGTTTCGGCGCGGAGCTTTCCGCGCTGGTAACCGAGCGCTGCTTCTATCACCTCGAAGCTCCGATCGAACGCGTGACCGGTTTCGACACACCCTATCCCCACAGCCTCGAATGGGCCTATTTCCCCGGCCCGATCCGCATCGGCGAGGCCCTCGACAAGATCCTCAAGGACTGATCCCCATGGCAAAGTTCATATTCAACATGCCCGACATCGGCGAAGGCATTGCCGAGGCGGAAATCGTCCAGTGGCACAAGAAGGTCGGCGACACGGTCAAGGAAGACGAGGAATTCGTCGACATGATGACCGACAAGGCCACCGTGCCGATGGAAAGCCCGGTCGACGGCAAGATCCTCGAGATCGCTGGTGAAGAAGGCGACATGGTCTCGATCGGTTCGATGCTGGTCGTGATCGAGGTCGAGGGCGAAGTGCCTGAAGACGTTGCCGAGGAGGCTCCTGCTCCTGCTGCTGCGCCCGCACCGGCTCCCAAGGCGGAAGAAGTCGAAGAGCGTATCGAAGTCGAGACTTCGGACGCCAGCGATGCCGACGATGCACTCGCTGCCGACCCCGATCCCGAGCCGCTGCCAGCACCGACGCCGGCGCCCGAGCCGAAGCACCAGGCAAAGGTCCTTGCGACCCCTGCTGTGCGCAAGCGCGCCAAGGAACTCGGCGTGGACCTCAGCCAGGTTAAGCCGTCCGAAGAAGGCCGCATCCGTCACGGCGATCTCGACCAGTTCCTTTCCTACACCTCGGGCTATGGCGCTGCTGCCAAGACCCGCGAGGACGAGGAAAAGAAGGTCATCGGCATGCGTCGCCGCATCGCCGAGAACATGGCTGCGTCAAAGCGCAACATCCCGCATTTCTCCTATGTCGAGGAATGCGATGTTACCGACCTCGAGGTGCTGCGCGCACAGCTCAACGCCAGCCGCGGGGACAAGCCCAAGCTGACGATCCTGCCGCTGCTGATCACCGCGATCTGCAAGACGCTGCCCGACTTTCCGATGATCAACGCACGCTATGACGATCAAGCTGGCGTTGTGACGCGCCACGGTTCGGTCAACATGGGCATGGCCGCACAGACCGACGCGGGCCTGATGGTGCCGGTCATCAAGAACGCGCAGGCGAAGAACCTGTGGCAGCTGGCGAACGAGATTTCGCGCCTTGCGGATGCCGCACGCAACAGCACGGCGAAGAAGGAAGAGATGGAAGGCGGCACGCTGACCGTCACTTCGCTCGGACCGCTCGGCGGCGTGGCTACCACGCCGGTTATCAACCGTCCCGAAGTCGCTATCATCGGCCCGAACCGCATTATCGAGCGCCCGATGTACGTCACCGGCAGCGATGGTGTCGAACGGATCGAGAAGCGCAAGCTGATGAATATCTCGATCAGCTGCGATCACCGCGTGGTCGATGGCTGGGATGCAGCAAGCTTCATCCAGGCGTTGAAGAAGCTGCTGGAAACGCCAGCGCTTATCCTCGTCGACTGATCTATGAAACTCCCGCTCCGGCGGGAGTTTTTATTCGGCGACCTGTTCGACCGACACCGATTCCTGGATATCGATTGCCGATTTGGCCGCGATTGCGCCGCCGCCCAACATGGCGAGCGATGCAGCGAGAAATGCTGTCTGCAACATATCGAAACCCCCGTTTGCCCCACGTGATTTCGATGTTCAGGTTCGACCCGAAAGGTAAATTTCGGGTAAATTCCAGCCTCCTGCGCGGCATTGAAAAAAAGAGCGAAAAAAGGCGCTCAATTTGCGTTGACAGGAATCGGAGCCTCCACTAGATGCGCGGCTCCCAAGGGGGCGCTACAGCGCAATGCGCGGGTGTAGCTCAGTTGGTTAGAGTATCGGCCTGTCACGCCGAGGGTCGCGGGTTCGAGTCCCGTCACTCGCGCCACCTTGGGATTATTCTTCGAAAAGCCGCCTCCGGGCGGCTATTTTCATGCCTGCGATCCGGCCTTCGCTTCGGCCAGCTTGCGCAGGTTTTTCTCGTGTTCCGACTTGTCGATCCGGTAGCGCGAGATGCAGTAGAGCGCGCCCAGATAGAGCAGCAGCAGGGTGGGGGCGTAATAGGCGCCCAGCATCCACAGCGTGTCGCTCGAAACCGTGTCCGGCTCGGCGCCCTCGGGGAAGGCGACGATCGACAGGATCGCGCCTGCCGCCGCAACGCCGATGCCTTGCGTGACTTTGCGCGTGAAGGTGGACGCGGCGTAGTAGACGCCCTCGTTGCGCCGTCCGGTCCTGACCTGGTTCGATTCGACCAGGTCGGCGATCATCGAATAGGCGACAGCCTGCGTTGCGATGATCAGCGCAAGGTCGATCACGTTGATGGTCATCACCAGCGGAAAGAGGATCGGATCGCCGTTCTCCGGCATAAGGCCTGCAAGCCGCAGCAGGACCGGCGCAGGCTGGATGGTGAAGGCCAGCAATCCAAGACCGATCACCGATCGCTTCTTGCCGAATTTCTTCACGCTCCACGGGGCAATCAGGAAGCCGAACAGCGCGGATAAAAGGACGGTGCAGGTCCAGATGAAGATCTGGACTTCCTCGAAGCCCCAGAAGTAGCGCAGCATGAGGAAGGACAGGGCCGCCGCGAGGCCCGACGCAATCGCAAACAGGACGGTGGCGAAGAACAGGGCGATGAAGCTCTTCTCGCTGAGCGTTTCGATCATTTCGCGAAAGATACGCCGAACTCCGAAACGCTCGCCCGTTGCAACAGGGCGGTGCAAGTAGGGAATGCGGTGGTGGGTGCCGAGGGCCGAAACCATGATCGCAAGGAAGATAAGCAGTGATGCGATGATGCCGTAGGTCGCATAGGCATTGCGATCGAGCATGCCTTGTGGACCGGTCATCAATGCGCCGAACATGATGATGCTCATCATGCTGCCGCCGGTCCAGCCGAAGAAGAGGCGATAGGACTGCAGGCTGGTGCGCTCTTCGTAGTCCGACGTCAGTTCAGGGATGAGCGCGGAACTGGGCGTCTCGTAGAAGGTGATAAAGGTGCGGATCAGCACCGCGAGCCCGGTCAGGTAGAGGAACAGTTCGGTCTGCCCCCAGTCGGGCGGGTTCCACAGCAGGAAATAGCTCAGCGCCACCGGCAGGGCAGCTGCATACATGAAGGGGTGGCGACGGCCCCAGCGGCTCCGGAAATTATCCGACCAATAGCCGACCAGTGGATCGGAGAGGGCATCGAAGACCAGTGCGATGAAGATCGCGAGACCCACAAGACCCGGCTCGAGACCGATCACCGTGCCGTAGAACAGCAGGAGAAAGTAATCGAAGCCGTTGTTCTTGATCCCGAAAGCCGCCGCACCGAAACCGTGCGCAAGCTTCAGGCCGACCGATGGCTTGTCGGATACCCCCGCAATGGTCGCCATATTCTCTCCCTTGGGAATGGGAGGCTAGGGATGACTTGGCCGCTTGGCAATCAGCGCCAGTTGCCGGTTTCCATCCACTTCAGGAAGCGGCCCAAGGGCAGCAGCCACACGAGGCCGAGGAAAAGGTAGATCACGGTCTGCGCAAGTGCCGGCCAGTCGCCGATGAGACCTGGCAGGTATCGCGCGATCACGATACCGTAAACCAGGAGCCCGATCAGGAGACCCAGCAGGCCGACCGGTATGCGCCAGGTGGGTTCTTCTCTCATGCGAACGGTCCGTAGAGGCGGGTTGGGGTCACGACGGCATCGAGCCGGCGGTCATGCGGCTCGACCGGCAGGTCTTCCGCCAGCTGGCAATCCCATGCAAGGCCGATAGCCGTAACATCCTCGCGGTTCTCGAGCCAGCGGTCGTAATGGCCGCCGCCCTGACCGAGACGGTCGCCTTTGGCGGTAAAACCCACGAGCGGGACCAGCAGGACCTGCGGTTCCATGACGGGCGCTTCGGGTGATGGCTGGAGCAGTCCGAAGGGGCCGACCTCGAGGTCTTCCTCGTCGAACGGGTCGCTATGCTGTGCGAATTCCATCGCGGAATTGCGGGTCTCGAAGCGGGGAAGGGCAATCTCGTGGCCGCGTTCGAGAAAGAACCTGGCATAGGAGGCCGCAGGCGCTTCGAACGGATCGGCGCGATAGAGGCCAACGGTCGCGCCTTCGGGCACGAGATCCAGCAGGGGCGCCGGAGGGCGGTGGAAGACCAGCCTACGCATGCTGTCGGGCAGCTGTGCAACATGATCGCGTCGCATGCTGCGGAGAATTTTCCGGAGTTGGTCCTTCGTCACGCCTTGCCTGCTCCCGCAATGATTGCCGATGCTCGGCCACCGCGCTCAAGCAGCGAAGCGTTAGCGCGAAAAGATTGTGGCGGGACCACTATGGGTCGTTTCCGGAAAATCCTCTGACGCCTTCACGTCAGGTGGGCGCCGTATATCCAGATCGCCAGGACGAACCCGCCAACCCGGTAGGGACAGCTCCCTTGGATTGCTTATAGCCTCAGGGATATTCATGCGGCTCGTGCCGAGCAGCCCCGCCGAGCACTTACTTAGGAGGCCGAGGCCTCTCCCTCAAGTGCAGAAGCGGCACCTTCGAGCGCATTTGCGACGCGTTCCAGCCTGTTCGCCAGCGCATCGGTGTCGATTCCCGGATCGGGCGGGTGCGATTGCGCGGCATTGCGCGCGTCGGTCAGTTCATCGGCGAGCAGGATCGCGGCGAACAGCAGGTTCTTCGCTTCGTTGCTGGTCGCGTTCTTGCCCATGCCGCTGATCTTCTCGTCGACCATCTGCGCAAGGCCGCGCACCTTGTCTTCCTGCCCGTTGGCGGTCGAGACGGTGTAGACGCGACCGCCGACCTGCAGCTTGACGTCGCTCATTGCTCGAGCCTTTCGATCAGGGTGTCGAGTTCGCGCAGATTGCTCGCGACACGCGACTTCAACGCCTCGTGCGCCTCTGCCAGTCGGCTGTCGTCCGCAGGTGCGGATCGCGGTAGCGCGGCTTGTGTTTCGATACGCGCGAGGGCTTTTTCGAGCCGCTCCAGCGCGCCGTGGATACGTGTTTCACTCATCAGGCTTACGCAAATACCAAGATTGGCCCGCAACGGCAAAGGCTTGGGCTCTCCTGTTGATAAATTGCACCAAGACGATGAAGGCGCAGATCACTCGGCCACTCGGGTTGACCTTGCGCGCGCCCTCCGCGAAGGGTTCCCACGCGTCGAATCGCCACACATTTTCGGAGAATAATCCCCATGAGTCTCGACACTGCTCGCATGGTCCAGATGGCCAATGCCATCAGGGCACTTTCGATGGATGCGGTGCAGGCAGCGAACTCTGGGCATCCAGGCATGCCGATGGGCATGGCCGATGTGGCAACCGTGTTGTGGAGCGAATACCTCAAGCACGATCCGGCAGCGCCCGACTGGGCCGACCGCGACCGCTTCGTCCTGTCCGCGGGCCACGGCTCGATGCTCATCTACTCGCTGCTGCACCTGTCGGGATATGCGGCGCCGACGATGGACGACATCCGCAACTTCCGCCAGCTCGGCAGCCCGTGCGCAGGCCATCCTGAGAATTTCCTCCTCGACGGCGTGGAATCGACCACCGGCCCGCTGGGGCAGGGCCTTGCAATGGCAGTCGGCATGGCAATTGCGGAGCGCAAGCTGAACGCCGATTTCGGTGACGGACTGGTCGATCACCGGACCTGGGTGATCGCAGGCGATGGCTGCCTCATGGAAGGCATCAACCACGAGGCCATCGGTCTTGCAGGTCATCTCAAGCTCGGCCGTATGAACGTGCTGTGGGACGACAACCAGATCACCATCGACGGCGGTACCGAACTGTCGACCAGCGAAGACATCAAGGCCCGTTACGCGGCGACCGGCTGGCACGTGGTCAGCTGCGACGGCCACGATTTCGACGATATCCGCCGCGCTCTCGATGAAGCGCAGGCAGACGAGCGTCCGTCGCTGGTCGCCTGCCGCACGGTGATCGGCAAGGGCGCGCCCAACAAGCAGGGCACCAGCGCCACCCACGGCGCACCGCTCGGTGACGAGGAAATCTCGGCTGCGCGTGACGTGCTCGGCTGGGACTACAAGCCCTTCGAAATTCCCGAGCAGGTCCTGTCGGACTGGCGCGGCACCGCCGATGCAGGTGCAAAGGCGCATGGCGAATGGAGCGAGCGCCTTTCCGCCGACAGCCAGGGCGCCGAATTCGAGCGCCGCATGTCGGGCGACCTGCCCGCCAAGTTCAGCCTCGACAACTACATCCAGTCGCTGATGAAGGAGCCGGTCAAGGTCGCCACCCGCAAGGCGAGCGAGATGGCTCTCGACAAGATCAACGCGATGCTGCCCGACACGATGGGCGGCAGCGCCGACCTGACGGGTTCGAACAACACCAAGGCCGGCGGCATCGGCCCTTTCACGGCAGACGATTACTCGGGCCGCTACATCTATTACGGCATCCGCGAATTCGGCATGGCGGCCGCCATGAACGGCATGGCGCTGCACGGGGGCGTGATCCCTTATGGCGGCACCTTCCTCGTCTTCACCGACTATTGCCGCGCCGCGATCCGCCTTTCGGCCCTCCAGCAGGTCCGCGCGATCTATGTCATGACGCATGACAGCATCGGGCTTGGCGAAGACGGCCCGACGCACCAGCCGGTCGAACATGTGCAGAGCCTGCGCATGATCCCGAACCTGCTCGTCATGCGCCCTGCCGATGCGGTCGAGACGGCCGAGTGCTGGGACATCGCGCTGCGTAGCAAGGACCGCCCCGCGGTGCTGGCCCTCAGCCGCCAGAACCTGCCGCAGGTGCGCAACCATCCCGAAGAGACGGATATGTCCTCGAAGGGCGCGTATCGCCTCAAGAAGGCGGGTAACGCACACAAGGTCACGCTCGTTGCGAGTGGTTCGGAAGTGCATCTCGCGCTTGCCTGCGCCGATGAACTGGAAAAGCAGGGCGTGGGCGCCAGCGTGGTCTCGATGGTCTGCACCCAGCTGTTCGACGAGCAGGACGAGGCATACCGCAAGGACATGATCCCGGCATCGAGCCTGCGCGTCAGTATCGAGGCGGGCACCACCTTCGGCTGGGAACGCTACACTGGCGAAAACGGCCTCAACATCGGGATCGACAGCTTCGGCGCATCGGCGCCGGCGGGCGATCTCTTCAAGAAATTCGGTTTCACGGCGGACGCCATCGTTCCGCAAATCATGAACAAATTGAACGGATAAGCAGGAGCTCTTCGCATGGCTACCAAGGTTGCAATCAATGGATTCGGACGCATCGGACGCCTCGTGGCGCGTGCGATTCTCGAGCGTGACGACCACGATCTTGACCTCGTTTCGATCAACGATCTCGCCGACACCAAGTCGAACGCGCTGCTGTTCCAGTACGACAGCACGCATGGCCGTTTCCCCGGCACCGTCGAAGTGGGCGATAACGCGATCATCGTGAACGGCAAGTCGATCGCCGTCACCAGCGAGCGTGATCCGGGCAATCTGCCGCATGCAGCCCAGGGCGTGGACATCGTCCTCGAATGCACCGGCTTCTTCCAGAGCCACGAAGCTGCCGAGCCTCATCTCAAGGCAGGCGCGAAGCGCGTGCTGATCTCGGCTCCGGCCAAGAACGTTTCGGCGACCATCGTTTACGGCGTGAACCATGAGACGCTGACCGCCGACGACGTGATCGTCTCGAACGCCAGCTGCACGACCAACTGCCTTTCGCCGATGGCCAAGGTGCTGCACGACACGGTCGGTATCGAGCGCGGCTTCATGACCACGATCCACAGCTACACCAACGACCAGCGCATGCTCGACCAGATGCACAGCGACATGCGCCGTGCCCGCGGCGGTGCGCAGAACATGATCCCGACCACCACGGGTGCAGCCCGCGCGGTCGGCCTCGTCCTGCCCGAACTCGCCGGCAAGCTCGACGGCAGCTCGGTCCGCGTACCGACGCCGAACGTCAGCCTCGTCGACCTCGTCTTCACCCCAGGCCGCGACACCAGCGCCGAGGAACTGAACGCTGCGCTCAAGGCTGCTGCAGAAGGCAAGATGAAGGGCGTGCTCGACTACACCGACCAGCCGCTCGTCAGCTCGGACTTCAACCACTATCCGGCCAGCTCGACCATCGACAGCCTCGAAACCAGCGTGATGGAAGGCAAGCTTTGCCGCGTCGTCAGCTGGTACGATAACGAATGGGGCTTCTCGAACCGCATGATCGACACCGCCGGCGTGATGGCGAAATTCCTCTAAGGAAAGCCCTGATATGAGCAGCTTCAAGACCCTGGATGACCTCGGTGATGTGACCGGCAAGGTCGCACTCGTGCGCGTCGATCTAAACCTTCCGATGCAGGAAGGTCGCGCCAGCGATGTCACCCGGGTCGAAGCTGTGAAACCCACCATCCTCGAGCTGGCCGACAAGGGCGCGAAGGTTCTCCTCCTCGCCCATTTCGGCCGGCCCAAGGGCCAGCGCCATTCGACCATGAGCACCAGCATGGTGCAGGGCGACATCGAGCGCGTGCTCGACCGCGAAATCATGTTCATCCCCGAAGTGATGGGGCCGGTGGTCGAACAGTCGATCGGCATCCTTTCGAACGGCGATATCGGCCTGCTCGACAACATCCGCTTCTGGCCGGGTGAAGAGGCGAACGATCCTGAATTCGCCAAGGGCATTGCGGCTCACGGCGATTTCTACGTCAACGACGCCTTCTCCGCCGCGCACCGCGCCCATGCCTCCACCGAAGGCCTGGCGCACCACCTCCCAGCCTATGCCGGGCGCGCAATGGAAGCGGAACTCAAGGCCCTCGAGGCCGCGCTCGGCACGCCCGAGCAGCCGGTCGCAGCGGTTGTTGGCGGAGCGAAGGTTTCGACCAAGCTCGACGTGCTCGAAAACCTCGTCGGCAAGGTCCAGCACCTCATTATCGGCGGCGGCATGGCCAACACCTTCCTCGCCGCGCGCGGGGTCGATGTCGGCAAGTCGCTGTGCGAGCATGACCTCACCGACACCGCCAACCGCATCATGGACCAGGCCGACCACGCGGGGTGCACCGTCCACCTTCCTTACGATGTCGTGGTGGCGAAGGAATTCGCCGCGAACCCGCCCAGCATGCGCGTTTGCAACGTCCATGAGGTCGCCGAAGACGAGATGATCCTCGACGTCGGCCCGCAGGCGGTCGAAGCGCTGGGCGACGTGCTCAAGACCTGCCGCACGCTGGTCTGGAACGGACCGATGGGCGCCTTCGAAACCGAACCTTTCGATGCTGCCACCGTGGCGCTTGCCAAGACGGCCGCGGCGCTGACGCAGGACGGCTCGCTGATCTCGGTTGCAGGCGGGGGCGATACCGTCGCCGCGCTGGCACACGCGGGCGTGAAGGACGATTTCACCTTTGTTTCGACCGCAGGCGGCGCTTTCCTCGAATGGATGGAAGGCAAGGCGCTTCCTGGCGTGGCTGCGCTTACGGCCTGAGCCGATGGCCACCACGCGCCACCTCTTCTCCACCCCCTTTGTCGCCGACACGCTGCAGAGCGAGCCGGGGATGCGCATGCTGCGCAATGCGATCGAGGAAGAAAGGGCGCGCGATGCTGCCGGGATCGATATCTCGAATATCGGCGGCTGGCATTCGAACACGCAGATGCTCGACTGGGGCGGCGAGGCGGCGAGGGCGCTGGCGCACAAGGCCATGACGATGGCCGACGAGCAGACGATCGACAACCGGAGCCCGGAATTCAGCCGCTTCACCTGGCACCCCGAAATGTGGGCCAACGTCAGCGGCAAGGGCGCGGCCAACCAGTACCACTTCCACCCGGGCAGCTTCTGGTCGGCGGTTGCCTATATCGACGATGGCTATGACGGCGATCCCGATCCGGGTCTTGGCGGTGAGCTCCAGCTACAGGATCCGCGCATGCCGATGATCCGCATGGGCGCCCCCGATCTCCGGCTCAAGCAGCCCGACGGCCAGCCGATGCACAGCGAGGTTTCGCTGCGTCCCAAGACGGGCATGATCGTGATGTTCCCCAGCTGGCTCCAGCATGCAGTGCGTCCGTTCAAGGGCGAGGGGACGCGGATATCGATCGCGATCAACCTCGTCGCGGTGCTGAAAAGGCCGAACTAGCGATATTCGGGGTTCGGCGCGTCGAAGCGGCGGCCTTCCTTCCAGAGCTCGACTGAATTGCCCCACGCAGGGATGCCGCCTGCGTCCTTGAGCATGCGCGCCATGTGCATCAGGTTCCAGGTCATGAATGTCGTGTTCCGGCGGGTGAAGTCGTTGTCGAACCCGACATATCCGTCCCCGTCTTCCTTCGCATCGCCATAGCTCGGGCCCGGGCCAGCTTCGCCGATCCATCCCGCATCAGCCTGCGGCGGGATGGTATAACCGACATGCTGGAGCGAATAGAGGACGCCCATGCCGAC is a window encoding:
- a CDS encoding 5-formyltetrahydrofolate cyclo-ligase; its protein translation is MTKDQLRKILRSMRRDHVAQLPDSMRRLVFHRPPAPLLDLVPEGATVGLYRADPFEAPAASYARFFLERGHEIALPRFETRNSAMEFAQHSDPFDEEDLEVGPFGLLQPSPEAPVMEPQVLLVPLVGFTAKGDRLGQGGGHYDRWLENREDVTAIGLAWDCQLAEDLPVEPHDRRLDAVVTPTRLYGPFA
- a CDS encoding dihydrolipoamide acetyltransferase family protein yields the protein MAKFIFNMPDIGEGIAEAEIVQWHKKVGDTVKEDEEFVDMMTDKATVPMESPVDGKILEIAGEEGDMVSIGSMLVVIEVEGEVPEDVAEEAPAPAAAPAPAPKAEEVEERIEVETSDASDADDALAADPDPEPLPAPTPAPEPKHQAKVLATPAVRKRAKELGVDLSQVKPSEEGRIRHGDLDQFLSYTSGYGAAAKTREDEEKKVIGMRRRIAENMAASKRNIPHFSYVEECDVTDLEVLRAQLNASRGDKPKLTILPLLITAICKTLPDFPMINARYDDQAGVVTRHGSVNMGMAAQTDAGLMVPVIKNAQAKNLWQLANEISRLADAARNSTAKKEEMEGGTLTVTSLGPLGGVATTPVINRPEVAIIGPNRIIERPMYVTGSDGVERIEKRKLMNISISCDHRVVDGWDAASFIQALKKLLETPALILVD
- a CDS encoding alpha-ketoacid dehydrogenase subunit beta, with protein sequence MTEVKDKPASEGEAGTERRLNMIEAINDALDVTMGRDENIVIMGEDVGYFGGVFRCTAGLQQKYGKSRVFDTPISECGIIAAAVGMGAYGLRPVPEIQFADYIYPGLDQLISEAARLRYRSAAEYTAPITVRSPFGGGIFGGQTHSQSPEAIFAHVSGLKTVIPATPYDAKGLLISAIEDNDPVIFFEPKRIYNGPFSGYYDKPVEPWKRFDASIVPEGHYTIPLGKARYATQGDELTILAYGTMVHVVEAVCREKGVEADIVDLRTIVPVDIETIEESVKKTGRCLIVHEATRTAGFGAELSALVTERCFYHLEAPIERVTGFDTPYPHSLEWAYFPGPIRIGEALDKILKD
- a CDS encoding phosphoglycerate kinase, whose protein sequence is MSSFKTLDDLGDVTGKVALVRVDLNLPMQEGRASDVTRVEAVKPTILELADKGAKVLLLAHFGRPKGQRHSTMSTSMVQGDIERVLDREIMFIPEVMGPVVEQSIGILSNGDIGLLDNIRFWPGEEANDPEFAKGIAAHGDFYVNDAFSAAHRAHASTEGLAHHLPAYAGRAMEAELKALEAALGTPEQPVAAVVGGAKVSTKLDVLENLVGKVQHLIIGGGMANTFLAARGVDVGKSLCEHDLTDTANRIMDQADHAGCTVHLPYDVVVAKEFAANPPSMRVCNVHEVAEDEMILDVGPQAVEALGDVLKTCRTLVWNGPMGAFETEPFDAATVALAKTAAALTQDGSLISVAGGGDTVAALAHAGVKDDFTFVSTAGGAFLEWMEGKALPGVAALTA
- the tkt gene encoding transketolase, which translates into the protein MSLDTARMVQMANAIRALSMDAVQAANSGHPGMPMGMADVATVLWSEYLKHDPAAPDWADRDRFVLSAGHGSMLIYSLLHLSGYAAPTMDDIRNFRQLGSPCAGHPENFLLDGVESTTGPLGQGLAMAVGMAIAERKLNADFGDGLVDHRTWVIAGDGCLMEGINHEAIGLAGHLKLGRMNVLWDDNQITIDGGTELSTSEDIKARYAATGWHVVSCDGHDFDDIRRALDEAQADERPSLVACRTVIGKGAPNKQGTSATHGAPLGDEEISAARDVLGWDYKPFEIPEQVLSDWRGTADAGAKAHGEWSERLSADSQGAEFERRMSGDLPAKFSLDNYIQSLMKEPVKVATRKASEMALDKINAMLPDTMGGSADLTGSNNTKAGGIGPFTADDYSGRYIYYGIREFGMAAAMNGMALHGGVIPYGGTFLVFTDYCRAAIRLSALQQVRAIYVMTHDSIGLGEDGPTHQPVEHVQSLRMIPNLLVMRPADAVETAECWDIALRSKDRPAVLALSRQNLPQVRNHPEETDMSSKGAYRLKKAGNAHKVTLVASGSEVHLALACADELEKQGVGASVVSMVCTQLFDEQDEAYRKDMIPASSLRVSIEAGTTFGWERYTGENGLNIGIDSFGASAPAGDLFKKFGFTADAIVPQIMNKLNG
- a CDS encoding DUF2842 domain-containing protein, producing MREEPTWRIPVGLLGLLIGLLVYGIVIARYLPGLIGDWPALAQTVIYLFLGLVWLLPLGRFLKWMETGNWR
- the gap gene encoding type I glyceraldehyde-3-phosphate dehydrogenase translates to MATKVAINGFGRIGRLVARAILERDDHDLDLVSINDLADTKSNALLFQYDSTHGRFPGTVEVGDNAIIVNGKSIAVTSERDPGNLPHAAQGVDIVLECTGFFQSHEAAEPHLKAGAKRVLISAPAKNVSATIVYGVNHETLTADDVIVSNASCTTNCLSPMAKVLHDTVGIERGFMTTIHSYTNDQRMLDQMHSDMRRARGGAQNMIPTTTGAARAVGLVLPELAGKLDGSSVRVPTPNVSLVDLVFTPGRDTSAEELNAALKAAAEGKMKGVLDYTDQPLVSSDFNHYPASSTIDSLETSVMEGKLCRVVSWYDNEWGFSNRMIDTAGVMAKFL
- a CDS encoding MFS transporter: MATIAGVSDKPSVGLKLAHGFGAAAFGIKNNGFDYFLLLFYGTVIGLEPGLVGLAIFIALVFDALSDPLVGYWSDNFRSRWGRRHPFMYAAALPVALSYFLLWNPPDWGQTELFLYLTGLAVLIRTFITFYETPSSALIPELTSDYEERTSLQSYRLFFGWTGGSMMSIIMFGALMTGPQGMLDRNAYATYGIIASLLIFLAIMVSALGTHHRIPYLHRPVATGERFGVRRIFREMIETLSEKSFIALFFATVLFAIASGLAAALSFLMLRYFWGFEEVQIFIWTCTVLLSALFGFLIAPWSVKKFGKKRSVIGLGLLAFTIQPAPVLLRLAGLMPENGDPILFPLVMTINVIDLALIIATQAVAYSMIADLVESNQVRTGRRNEGVYYAASTFTRKVTQGIGVAAAGAILSIVAFPEGAEPDTVSSDTLWMLGAYYAPTLLLLYLGALYCISRYRIDKSEHEKNLRKLAEAKAGSQA
- a CDS encoding cell division protein ZapA is translated as MSDVKLQVGGRVYTVSTANGQEDKVRGLAQMVDEKISGMGKNATSNEAKNLLFAAILLADELTDARNAAQSHPPDPGIDTDALANRLERVANALEGAASALEGEASAS
- a CDS encoding 2OG-Fe(II) oxygenase family protein — encoded protein: MATTRHLFSTPFVADTLQSEPGMRMLRNAIEEERARDAAGIDISNIGGWHSNTQMLDWGGEAARALAHKAMTMADEQTIDNRSPEFSRFTWHPEMWANVSGKGAANQYHFHPGSFWSAVAYIDDGYDGDPDPGLGGELQLQDPRMPMIRMGAPDLRLKQPDGQPMHSEVSLRPKTGMIVMFPSWLQHAVRPFKGEGTRISIAINLVAVLKRPN
- a CDS encoding alpha/beta hydrolase family protein, which produces MRSAFALGLAALALAAQPAFAGPLAEPGTVEIATPDERVLPVRVWLPQVEKRGVALFSHGYNSWPSAYEALVERLNGEGFAVVAPLHPDSMRSSVEGKIAPEQAFASRMIDMALTADFVSERFEGLPVLAVGHSFGTLDAMVRAGGLPGFDAPTDDRVSAVLAFSSPGKIPGLVGDDAFSTVALPTMLVTGDEDVVPGYVADPADHLIYAERVAGPSYAISVSGGDHELVGDEAIVTQVWPAVADFIATHVLGEAETPALMQHALEKPSTARKGDAE